The sequence GGAGATGGACCGGATTATCGGTTTCGAGCTGGGTGCCGATGATTATGTCTGCAAGCCGTTCAGTCCCAGGGAAGTCGTGGTCAGGGTCAAGGCCATATTGCGCAGGACGTTGGGACAAACCAATGATGATAAAATCCTGTCCCGGGGCCCTGTGGCGTTAAACCGCTCATCCCGGGTGGTCATAGTCAACAGTTGTGAGCTCAATCTGACACCCAGTGAATTTGACATATTTTCAATTCTGATGGAGAGTCCTAACCGGGTGTTTACCCGCACCCAACTCATAGAAACGGTGCAAGGGTACAACTACGACGGTTATGAACGGACCATTGACTTTCATATCAAAAATTTAAGAAAAAAAATTGCGGTACACCTCCCGGACCGCAAAATTATTCAGTCCTCCTATGGACTGGGGTATAAGCTGGTACTGTAAATTTTTATAATTTTTTCATTATGTTAATGAAGGTATCAATTTCTTTATCATCCAAAACACTGGCAATAATATCGACCACCCTTTGTTCCGCAAGAAAGGGCAGCCGGGCAATGTTGCGGCCTTTTTCGGTAAGTTTGATATAAAATATACGTTTGTCCCAGGCGCATTGTTTTTTTTCAACAACATTCAGCTTAATCAATTTATTTACGATTTCAGTAACTGACGGTTTGGTAACCTTTAAAATTTCAGCAAATTTTCCAAAGGTTATATCATTGGTTCTGTCAATTATTTTCAGATAGTGAAGTTGATTTAACTGAAGTTCAGACATGCCTAATTTGTCTGAGATTTCAAGATTACACTCATGTCCCAGGCTGTTGAACTTTTTTACAGCCTCATAGATAAGTTCTCTTTTCACAAGATACCCACTTTTCCAAAAATAGTTTGTTCATTGTTTACTAATTTACCGATGGGTAATTGTCAACGTTTTCGTTTTTATTCAGGCTCGGCAAATAATACCGGAATAATATCAAAATCACATTATTAATTCGCTTGTCGATATAGAAGTAATAAAAACGTTAGTTTCTATTGAACTAAATTAAATCATGCCTATTATAAAATTTTATCCGACAGGATTAATCTATGAAAGGAACATTAAATGGATTCTAATAGTTTAAATAAAGAAATGATAGTCATCCCCATAACGCAAACCGTATTATTCCCTGAATCAAATGCCCAAATTCGGGTCAGCCCTGATCTGGGCAGACAATTAAAACAGCGGATTGAAAGAGGGGAGACCATGGCTGTGGCCCTTTCTGCTAAAGAAGGGTTTGATGCAAATCATGTTGATACGGATAGATTGTTTTCCATGGGAACCTTGATTTTTTTTGATTCCCTTACCTCCCGGCGGGGACATGATATCCTGTATGCAAAAGTCCATTCAAGAGTCGCCGTTGAATCCGTCCGGACCGACCGTCAAACAACCGAAGACTCAATTATTGCAAGGGTGGTTCCGGCAAAAGACAATATTGATATAGACCCCGGTGACCAGGATCGCATGCTCCAGTATATCAAGGAAATCGCCTATGAAATAAGCGCTCACTTCAAAGGTTCTGAACTTTATATAAAAGACATTGAAAAAATTGATTCCATCCAGGGAATATTAGGCTATCTGATGCCCAATATTCCTGTTTCCGTAAAGGAAAAACAGCATCTTCTTGAAATGGATTCATTAAAGCAGAAAGGAATTGCCTTTATGGATATGCTTCTGCAGCATAAAGAATCCATAACCCTGCAAATTGAGATGGCGCAGAAATTTTCTGATCAGGCCAATAAAAATTACAGGAAAGCTTTTTTAAAGGAACAGCTTAAAAATATCCAGGAAGAACTCAATGAAGACTCTCCCGATCAAAAACCTAAAGGCAAAGCCAAAAAGGATTATGCTCATTTGATTAAAGCTGCCAATATGCCCGAAGATGTTGAACAGGCCGCACTTGACGAACTTGAAAAACTCAATGAACAAGGGCAGGGCAGTCATGAAATAAATATCATTAAAAATTATCTGGACCTTCTCGTGGCATTGCCATGGGCCGCTACTGAAGAGAAGGATATCGATATCAAGGAGGCATCCAGACTGCTTGATGCCCATCATTATGGGCAGGAAAAAATTAAAGAGCGCATTATTCAGCACTTGTCTGTGATGAAATTGAAAAAAGAAAAGCAGGGTTCAATTCTGCTGCTTGTCGGCCCTCCAGGTACGGGTAAAACAAGTCTTGGTAAAGGGATTGCAGAGGCCCTGCAAAGAGAATATGTCCGGATCAGCCTTGGCGGCGTAAGGGATGAAGCTGAAATCAGAGGCCATCGAAGGACCTATATCGGTGCCCTTCCGGGACGAATCATCCAGGGAATGAAAAAGGCCGGCAAAAAGAATCCCGTATTTGTCCTGGATGAAGTGGACAAACTGGTTTCAGCCTTTCATGGTGATCCTTCAAGTGCATTGCTTGAGGTTCTTGATCCGGAACAGAACAATACATTTTCCGACCATTATCTTGAGGTGCCCTTTGATTTGTCGGATGTATTTTTTGTGGCAACGGCCAATGATAAAAGCAGCATTCCGGCACCGCTTTTAGACCGTATGGAAGTGATTGAACTTTCAGGGTATACGGCAGATGAAAAATTCCATATCGGGAAAGACTTTCTGATGAAACTTGTTCTTGAAGAGCATGGGATTGAAAAGCACCAGCTTGAAATCGATGATAATGCATTTAAAGCCATCATTGATAAATATACATTGGAAGCCGGTGTCAGGGCCCTTCGGGGACAGCTTGCCAAGGTCGCCAGGGTTGCATCACAGAAGATTGTTTCAGGTGATACGGAACTGCCGTTTCAGCTCACTTGCGACATGCTTGAAGATATTCTGGGCCATCCAATCATCCGGCATGATATGGCGCAGGAAAAAACCCAGCCTGGTATTGTAACCGGGCTTGCATGGACGCCCATGGGCGGAGAAATCCTTTTTATCGAAGCAACCCATATGCCCGGAACAGGCAAGCTGACGTTAACCGGCCGGCTCGGGGATGTGATGAAAGAATCTGCTTCCATATCCTTAAGTCTATTCAGATCCAGGTTGGCATTTACATTGCCTGAGTTTGAATTTGCTAAGAAAGATCTGCATATACATGTTCCGGCAGGGTCCCTGCCCAAGGACGGGCCTTCGGCAGGGGTGGCCATGTTTGCAGCCATCACATCCCTGATCATGGGACGTAAAATTGATCCAAAGCTTGCCATGACCGGTGAAATTACTTTGCGGGGACGCATTCTGCCTGTTGGCGGAATCAAAGAAAAAGTGCTGGCAGCCCGCCGGGCCGGTATTACAAAAATACTGTTACCCCAGGAAAATGAAAAAGACCTAAAAGATATACCTGACAATGTGAAAGAGGAACTCGAATTTAAAACCATAGATACGGTTGAAGACCTGATTAAAGAAACTTTGGGACTTGAGTTGCCAAAACCTGAAGCCCTAATGCTTGGCACACTGCCGGAAGATATGGCTTTTAGCACTGAATCAATGTTGTAAAAAATTCTCACAAAGACACTAAGACACAAAGATTTTATTCCACTTTGTGTCTTTTTGTGCCTTTGAGGCTTTGTAGGGAGAATGAAATTAGAATTGCTGCTTTAGACAATGGTTGATACCATGTTGACAGAAAGTTGTTTGTACTTGCTGCCAAGGAGCTAATATGTTTCAAAGCATTTTGGGACTGTTTGTGTTTTCAGGTATTGCTGTTTTATTAAGCGAGAATAGAAAAAAGATATCTGCCAGGCTGATTATTTCAGCCATATCATTGCAACTTGTCCTTGGCGTGGTGACGTTGAAATTTGCATGGATACGCCAGGGCTTTTTTTACTTAAACAGTTTAGTGACAGCTATCTCAAAGGCAACCGGGGAGGGCACGGCCATGGTGTTTGGATACATTGGCGGCGGAGCCCTTCCTTTCCAGGAATCCTATCCCGGGGCGTCGTTTATTCTTGCGTTTCAATCGTTGCCCTTGATTTTAGTGATGAGCGCACTGTCTGCGTTGTTGTTTTATTGGAAAATTATCCCTGCCATGGTGCGTTTTTTCAGTGTGATTCTCAATAAAACATTGGGTACCGGCGGGGCTGAAGGCATTGGGATTTCAGCTAATATTTTTGTGGGCATGGTGGAGGCGCCTTTGCTGGTCAAACCGTATTTATCCACCATGAGCCGCAGTGAGTTATTCACATTAATGACTTGCGGCATGGCCACCATTGCAGGCACTGTCATGGTGCTTTACGCCACGATTCTTAAGCCGGTGATACCCGGTATTTTAGGTCATATTCTTACCGCCTCCATTATCAGTGCACCGGCTGCGATTTTGATTTCAAAAAGCATGATTCCTGAAACCAACGATGTGACGGAAGGGCATTTGTCTGCGCCAACAGTTTATAAAAGCGTCATGGATGCCGTTACCAAGGGCACGGTGTCCGGCATTGATCTTATGATCAATATTGTGGCCATGATCATCGTTCTTGTGGCCTTGGTGAGTCTGGTCAACATGACACTTGAATTAATGCCGTTGTTCAAAGGGCAGCCGTTCACCCTGCAGCGCATTTTAGGCTGGATCATGGCACCGGCAACATGGCT comes from uncultured Desulfobacter sp. and encodes:
- a CDS encoding MarR family transcriptional regulator, encoding MKRELIYEAVKKFNSLGHECNLEISDKLGMSELQLNQLHYLKIIDRTNDITFGKFAEILKVTKPSVTEIVNKLIKLNVVEKKQCAWDKRIFYIKLTEKGRNIARLPFLAEQRVVDIIASVLDDKEIDTFINIMKKL
- a CDS encoding response regulator; translated protein: MAGKHILIVEDEPDIAGILRDYFIKEGYTVTLMDRGEKVVAFVKNENVSIILLDIMLPGVDGKTICREIRKFSEVPVLMITAKVEEMDRIIGFELGADDYVCKPFSPREVVVRVKAILRRTLGQTNDDKILSRGPVALNRSSRVVIVNSCELNLTPSEFDIFSILMESPNRVFTRTQLIETVQGYNYDGYERTIDFHIKNLRKKIAVHLPDRKIIQSSYGLGYKLVL
- a CDS encoding nucleoside transporter C-terminal domain-containing protein, yielding MFQSILGLFVFSGIAVLLSENRKKISARLIISAISLQLVLGVVTLKFAWIRQGFFYLNSLVTAISKATGEGTAMVFGYIGGGALPFQESYPGASFILAFQSLPLILVMSALSALLFYWKIIPAMVRFFSVILNKTLGTGGAEGIGISANIFVGMVEAPLLVKPYLSTMSRSELFTLMTCGMATIAGTVMVLYATILKPVIPGILGHILTASIISAPAAILISKSMIPETNDVTEGHLSAPTVYKSVMDAVTKGTVSGIDLMINIVAMIIVLVALVSLVNMTLELMPLFKGQPFTLQRILGWIMAPATWLMGIPWSEAPATGALMGTKTILNEFIAYLDLTRMPAGEISERSRVIISYAMCGFANPGSLGIMIGGMGAMVPERRDEIVSLGFRSIVAGTLATCMTGAVAGICL
- the lon gene encoding endopeptidase La, with amino-acid sequence MDSNSLNKEMIVIPITQTVLFPESNAQIRVSPDLGRQLKQRIERGETMAVALSAKEGFDANHVDTDRLFSMGTLIFFDSLTSRRGHDILYAKVHSRVAVESVRTDRQTTEDSIIARVVPAKDNIDIDPGDQDRMLQYIKEIAYEISAHFKGSELYIKDIEKIDSIQGILGYLMPNIPVSVKEKQHLLEMDSLKQKGIAFMDMLLQHKESITLQIEMAQKFSDQANKNYRKAFLKEQLKNIQEELNEDSPDQKPKGKAKKDYAHLIKAANMPEDVEQAALDELEKLNEQGQGSHEINIIKNYLDLLVALPWAATEEKDIDIKEASRLLDAHHYGQEKIKERIIQHLSVMKLKKEKQGSILLLVGPPGTGKTSLGKGIAEALQREYVRISLGGVRDEAEIRGHRRTYIGALPGRIIQGMKKAGKKNPVFVLDEVDKLVSAFHGDPSSALLEVLDPEQNNTFSDHYLEVPFDLSDVFFVATANDKSSIPAPLLDRMEVIELSGYTADEKFHIGKDFLMKLVLEEHGIEKHQLEIDDNAFKAIIDKYTLEAGVRALRGQLAKVARVASQKIVSGDTELPFQLTCDMLEDILGHPIIRHDMAQEKTQPGIVTGLAWTPMGGEILFIEATHMPGTGKLTLTGRLGDVMKESASISLSLFRSRLAFTLPEFEFAKKDLHIHVPAGSLPKDGPSAGVAMFAAITSLIMGRKIDPKLAMTGEITLRGRILPVGGIKEKVLAARRAGITKILLPQENEKDLKDIPDNVKEELEFKTIDTVEDLIKETLGLELPKPEALMLGTLPEDMAFSTESML